In one window of Apis mellifera strain DH4 linkage group LG12, Amel_HAv3.1, whole genome shotgun sequence DNA:
- the LOC409342 gene encoding ADP-ribosylation factor-related protein 1 — protein sequence MYTLLHGLYKYLVQKDEYFILILGLDNAGKTTYLEAAKTKFTKNYKGMNPSKITTTVGLNIGKIDIAGVRFNFWDLGGQEELRSLWDKYYAESHAVIYIVDSSDREKIPESKETFDRVISSEHLIGVPLLVLANKQDVPDCMGVREVKPIFNQNAHLIGRRDCMVMPVSALNGDGIDEGIHWLVDCVKRNNDVRPPRNQNDSCLS from the exons ATGTACACACTTTTACATGGACTATACAAATATCTTGTACaaaaagatgaatattttatattaatattaggacTTGATAATGCAGGAAAAACA ACTTATTTAGAAGCGGCAAAAACGAAATTTACAAAGAATTATAAAGGAATGAATCCCAGCAAAATTACAACAACTGTTGgtttaaatattggaaaaattgatatagctggtgttcgtttcaatttttgggATCTTGGTGGACAAGAAGAACTAAGATCACTTTGGGATAAA tattatgCAGAATCACATGCTGTGATTTATATAGTTGATTCATCAGATCGTGAAAAAATACCTGAATCTAAAGAAACTTTTG atagaGTTATATCATCAGAACATTTAATAGGTGTGCCACTTTTAGTCCTAGCAAATAAACAGGATGTGCCTGATTGTATGGGTGTTAGAGAAGTAAAaccaatttttaatcaaaatgcaCACTTAATAGGACGAAGAGATTGCATGGTAATGCCTGTTTCTGCTTTGAATGG ggATGGCATAGATGAAGGAATTCACTGGCTTGTGGATTGTGTGAAGAGAAACAACGATGTTCGTCCCCCTCGTAATCAGAATGACAGTTGTCTATCTTAA
- the LOC412085 gene encoding post-GPI attachment to proteins factor 3 isoform X2, with the protein MFIITNIEGSIGDKSQFYNLCFEKCLDSNCDRDKKFKELPSLSLRLLFWSCTEDCSYRCTWKTVDYFISHGLKVPQFHGKWPFIRLFGCQEPASVIFSILNFYAHITMYWKFKKKYGSTYPMFYIWTYFSLVCMHGWFWSFIFHARDIPFTEVMDYSSAFIMILTLLYCMLLRITYKNNKFFAVITCGYLSTLYSHLSHLWSGYINYDYNMKFNIVIGFLTFVITMTWWHRNQKKLSYVYLIGWFNILTVFVTILEIADFAPIFWIFDAHSLWHASTVPLTILLYKFMMADCSYLSTYYNKLTLNIDYHIH; encoded by the exons atgtttataataacaaatatagaaGGTTCCATAGGTGACAAGtctcaattttacaatttatgttttgaaaaatgtctTGATAGTAATTGTGATAGag ataaaaaatttaaagaattaccTTCTTTatcattaagattattattttggtCTTGTACAGAAGATTGTAGTTATAGATGCACTTGGAAGAcagttgattattttatatctcatgGTTTAAAAGTTCCTCAATTTCATGGAaag tgGCCATTTATTCGTCTTTTTGGTTGTCAAGAACCTGCTTctgttatattttctatattaaatttttatgctcATATTACTATgtattggaaatttaaaaaaaaatatggatcaACTTATcctatgttttatatatggaCTTATTTCAGTctg gtATGCATGCATGGTTGGTTTTggtcatttatttttcatgcaaGAGATATTCCATTTACAGAAGTAATGGATTATTCCTCTGCTTTTATTATGATTCTTACATTACTATATTGTATGTTATTAAG gataacttataaaaataataagttttttgcTGTGATTACATGTGGATATCTTAGCACTTTATATTCACATTTATCTCATTTATGGTCtggttatattaattatgactataatatgaaatttaatatagttatag gatttttaacatttgttaTAACAATGACATGGTGGCAtcgtaatcaaaaaaaattatcttatgtaTACTTGATTGGTTGGTTCAATATATTAACAGTTTTTGTTACTATATTAGAAATAGCAGATTTTGCACccattttttggatttttgatGCTCACTCTTTATGGCATGCAAGTACAGTTCCACttacaatattattgtataa gttTATGATGGCAGATTGTTCTTATTTaagtacatattataataaattgacattaaatattgattatcacatacattaa
- the LOC412085 gene encoding post-GPI attachment to proteins factor 3 isoform X1, translated as MLELKWFLILAFQMFIITNIEGSIGDKSQFYNLCFEKCLDSNCDRDKKFKELPSLSLRLLFWSCTEDCSYRCTWKTVDYFISHGLKVPQFHGKWPFIRLFGCQEPASVIFSILNFYAHITMYWKFKKKYGSTYPMFYIWTYFSLVCMHGWFWSFIFHARDIPFTEVMDYSSAFIMILTLLYCMLLRITYKNNKFFAVITCGYLSTLYSHLSHLWSGYINYDYNMKFNIVIGFLTFVITMTWWHRNQKKLSYVYLIGWFNILTVFVTILEIADFAPIFWIFDAHSLWHASTVPLTILLYKFMMADCSYLSTYYNKLTLNIDYHIH; from the exons ATGTTGGAATTAAAatggtttttaattttagcatttcaaatgtttataataacaaatatagaaGGTTCCATAGGTGACAAGtctcaattttacaatttatgttttgaaaaatgtctTGATAGTAATTGTGATAGag ataaaaaatttaaagaattaccTTCTTTatcattaagattattattttggtCTTGTACAGAAGATTGTAGTTATAGATGCACTTGGAAGAcagttgattattttatatctcatgGTTTAAAAGTTCCTCAATTTCATGGAaag tgGCCATTTATTCGTCTTTTTGGTTGTCAAGAACCTGCTTctgttatattttctatattaaatttttatgctcATATTACTATgtattggaaatttaaaaaaaaatatggatcaACTTATcctatgttttatatatggaCTTATTTCAGTctg gtATGCATGCATGGTTGGTTTTggtcatttatttttcatgcaaGAGATATTCCATTTACAGAAGTAATGGATTATTCCTCTGCTTTTATTATGATTCTTACATTACTATATTGTATGTTATTAAG gataacttataaaaataataagttttttgcTGTGATTACATGTGGATATCTTAGCACTTTATATTCACATTTATCTCATTTATGGTCtggttatattaattatgactataatatgaaatttaatatagttatag gatttttaacatttgttaTAACAATGACATGGTGGCAtcgtaatcaaaaaaaattatcttatgtaTACTTGATTGGTTGGTTCAATATATTAACAGTTTTTGTTACTATATTAGAAATAGCAGATTTTGCACccattttttggatttttgatGCTCACTCTTTATGGCATGCAAGTACAGTTCCACttacaatattattgtataa gttTATGATGGCAGATTGTTCTTATTTaagtacatattataataaattgacattaaatattgattatcacatacattaa